CGGGGTGGTGCGCGGCGGCGCGGCCCGTCCCACGAACGCGTCGATCACGCGGCGCGTGACCTGGGGCGCGAGCAGCGAGTCGCCCGCGGCGACGACCCTGATGGCCTCCGCCAGCTCCTCGGCCGGGGCGTCCTTGAGCAGGAACCCGGACGCGCCTGCGCGGAGCGCCTCGAAGACGTACTCGTCGAGGTCGAACGTCGTCAGCACGATGACCCGGGTGGCGACCCCGGCCTCGACCAGCCGGCGGGTCGCCGCGAGGCCGTCGAGCACCGGCATGCGGATGTCCATCAGCGTGACGTCGGGGACCAGCCGCGTCACCACCTCGAGGGCGTCCTGACCGTTGGCGGCCTCGCCGACCACGTCGAGGTCAGG
The genomic region above belongs to Nocardioides coralli and contains:
- a CDS encoding response regulator; this encodes MTSVVIVDDQGMVRAGFRSLLASEPDLDVVGEAANGQDALEVVTRLVPDVTLMDIRMPVLDGLAATRRLVEAGVATRVIVLTTFDLDEYVFEALRAGASGFLLKDAPAEELAEAIRVVAAGDSLLAPQVTRRVIDAFVGRAAPPRTTPDGRLAHLTPRELEVLRLLARGLSNQDISRTLFVSEGTTKTHVSNVLAKLALRDRVQAVVYAYENGVVVAGDPGPDPSSG